CAGGTCGCAGGTCGCAGGTCGCAGGTCGCAGGTCGCAGGTCGCCAAAGAAAGACGGTGGAAGGGGACAGGTTGTCAACACAATTGTTGACTAGGGCAGTTGACCCGGCAGTGTTTTTTTGGTTTTTAGACTTGTGACGTGGGACTTGAGACCTGTGACGGTCTTTTCGCCAGAAAAGACCTTGAGACCTGTGACGGTCTCAGGCCGTGGCCTGAGACCGGCCTTACTGCCTGAGCCGCTCGAACCGCTTGAACGTATGACAGCGCGTATATAAAACCCCCCTCGTGCAACAGCCAGGGCCCATCATTGCGAGCCCCGTTGTTTCCGCGCCCCCCCACGTTCCACAACGTCGCGTCGCGACTGAACACATCGGACACAAAGAAGAGATGATGGTCTTTGCGTCCTCTGCACGTTCAAGCGGTTCGAACGGCTCAAGCAGTCCAAACCGTATTTTCCTTTCTTGTCTTCTCCACGCTCAAGCTGTTCAAGCGGCTCAAGCTGTGTTTCGCTGTTATCCCGTCGTCAGGTACTCGTGTATGGCGCGAGCGGCCTTCCTGCCGGCCCCCATGGCGAGAATGACCGTTGCCGCTCCGGTCACAATGTCGCCTCCTGCCCACACCCTGTCGCGGGTCGTTTTTCCCGTCTCGGGGTCGGCAACGAGCGTTCCCCGTTTCGTCGTGTCAAGGCCCGGTGTAGTCGCCGGCACCAGGGGATTGGGGCTGTTCCCGATGGCGCATACCACCGCGTCCGTCTGCATCCGGAAATTGGAGCCCTTCTTCTCGACAGGGGTGCGCCGTCCCGAGGCATCGGGTTCGCCAAGTTCCATCTGAATGCATTCGATCTCCTTGACCCAGCCATTCTCGTCGCCTATGTAGGCGAGCGGCAGGGTGAGCAGATCGAAGATCACACCTTCCTCTTCGGCATTCTCCGCCTCTTCGGCACGCGCCGGGAGCTCGGCATGGGAGCGCCGGTAGACTATATGCGACTCCGCGGCGCCCATGCGCAGGGCCGTCCGGGCTGAGTCCATCGCCACGTTGCCTCCGCCGACCACCGCGACCTTCACATGCTTCTTGACCGGTGTCGACGACTTAGGATAGAGGTAGCCCTTCATGAGGTTCATACGCGTCAGGTACTCGTTCGCCGAATAAACGCCGTTCAGGTTCTCGCCGGGGATGTTCATGAACCAGGGGAGCCCCGCCCCGGTCCCTACGAAGACGGCATCGAACTCCTCGAGCAGTTCGTCTATGGACCGCGTCTTTCCCACGACAAAATCGGTGAACACCTTGACCCCGAGGGCCTTCAGGTAATCCACCTCACGTTGAACGATCGCCTTGGGAAGACGGAATTCGGGGATACCATAGACGAGAACTCCGCCGGCCTTGTGAAGTGCCTCAAATATGGTCACTTCATGGCCGAGGAGAATGAGGTCGCCTGCGACGGTGAGCCCCGCCGGGCCGGAACCCACGATGGCCACCTTCTTGCCTGTGGGCTTTGCCCTCGGCGGCAGGTCCACCTTCCCCTGTGCCGCCTCCCAGTCGGCGAGGAAGCGTTCAAGACGACCGATGGCGATCTCCGCCTTCTTGTTGCCGAGGATGCACTTCGACTCGCACTGGGACTCCTGGGGACAGACCCGCCCCGAAACCGCAGGCAGGCAGTTCTTCTCTTTCAGTTTCTTTATGCCCCCCTTGAAATCACCCCTGGTGATACACCCGATGAAGCCGGGGATGTCTATCTCGACAGGGCAGCCGGTAACACACCGCGGCTTCTTGCACTGGAGACAGCGCGACGCCTCCGCCAGGGCAAGTTCCTCCGTATACCCCAGTGCCACCTCGTCGAAATTGTTCCGCCTCATCTCCGGAGCCTGCCTCGGCATGTCTCTCCGGTTGAGATCTATCTTGCTTGTCTTTTCCTGAGTTTTTTCTTCATTCATGCCAGGCACACTTCCCTTCGTTATGCGCGGGTGCATCGCTCCTGCGGAAGAAGATCGCCTCTTCCGTCACGTATGCCTTCCTGCGCGCGAGAAATTCCTTCCAGTCAATGTCGTGTCCGTCGAACTCGGGACCGTCAACGCAGGCGAACTTCATCTGCCCCGCGACGGTGACCCGGCACACACCGCACATCCCGGTGCCATCGATCATGATCGGATTCAGGTTGACGACGACCGGTATGTCAAGGTCCTTCGTGACCTCCGACGTGTGCGCCATAAGATAGGTGCATCCATTGACGATTATCCTGTCGGGCTTCCGGGGCATCCCGTGTATGACGTCGGGCAGGCGGCTGATGTGGCCTTTCTGACCCAGACTCCCGTCCCGCGTGATGGTGTAGACCTTCTCGGCCAGCGGGACATACTTGTTGAGCCAGTAGAGCAGGTAGGAGCTCCTCGCCTCGAGCACGACGCTCACTTTGTTCCCCTTTGCCTTCAACTCCTTCGCTACGGGATAGAGGCTTCCTATCCCGTAACACCCTCCCACAAGCAGGACATCTCCGAATGTATCGATGGTTGTCGCGTTGCCCAGGGGGCCGACGCAGGTCGCCACCGCGTCCCCGGCGTTGAGCCGCGCGAGGGCCGCCGTCGAGGCTCCCACTTCCATGAAGACTATCGAGACAGTCCCTTTCTCGGTATCGTAGTCGGCCACCGAGAGGGGGATGCGCTCGCCTTCGTCGCCGCCCCGGACAATGACGAACTGTCCGGGCCTCACCTTGGAGGCGATCTCGGGTGCCTCGACCACGAGCAGATGCATATTGGGGACGATCATCGACCGTTCTATGACCTTCTTCACTTGCGCCTCCTTTCCTCTATCGCCTTCATGCCGGCCACATGATCGTGAAGGGCCACACCGCGGAAGGTCTCAAAGGGGGTCATCACCCGGCCCGCCCCATGGGGGTTGCGCGCCGCCGCCGTTTTGCCTTCCATGGCGACCTTTTTCCTTGGAACCCGTCGGTCCTTGCCCGAAAAACCGGGAATGGACTTCCTGATCTCCGATTGTATGGCCGCGAGAGAAGCGTATTTCAGGGCGCCCTTCTTCATCCTTTCCGCGATGGACGACATGATCCACCAGTCAGGCTTTGAGTCGGCAAAGGGAGCCGATGCCTTGTTGAAAACGAGGATCTTGCCCTCACAACTTATCGTTGTCCCCGGAGCCTCCGTGAACAGGGCCGCCGGAAGGACAAGGTCGGGGTCGATCCCCGAAGGCGCGGGCAGGGCGTTCTCATAGATGATGTAATCGCACCTGGGCATCTGAGGAGAGGGTACCTCGCCAATGAAATAACCGACCTTCCATTTCTGTTTGAGGTCGACGACGGCCGCCGGGTCCTTGAGCTTGAGCGCCCCGTCCGACCTCATCCCTCCCGGCTTCAGACCGGGAAAGGCGCCCATGGCAAGCATGCCCATGAGGTTCGTATAGGGATGGCATACGATCACCTTCCATCCGAGGCTGTCCCTCATCGTGAGGGCGCTCTCAAATATCTCCCCGCGCTTGGCCGAGAATATCGCGTCGGGCCCGATGACGAGAACGTTCCTGTCGCCCTTCTTGAAGAAGGAGGATGCCGCCTTCTTCCGGGTCCCGTTGCCGGACATGGACTTCATGACACCCTCCATGAAGTCGGGCCACCTTGCCGGGTCGGACTGGACGGCCTCTTCAGAGAGCATGTCGAGATTGCATTCGTCGGCGCTTACGGTGACCAGGACGGCACCCCGTTTGGCCGCCCTCTTGGCGGCAATGCCCACGGGGGTGAATCCGTACGTGGTGTCGAGGCCGATGGTCAGGATGCCCGCCGCCGTGTCTATGGTGTCCACGGATTCCGAGAGCACGGCAAGGTCGAGGAAAGGCCTCAGGTCGCTGCCGAGATCGAACATGACGGGCGAGAGGATCGCCTCCGTCCCCAGGACCTCTCTCGCGAAGCGCTGGGCCACGAAAAGGTCCTCATTGGAAAGCTGGGGTGAGACGACGATGAAGGAACCCTTCGGGCCGGCCGCCTTGAGCTTCGCCGCGGCTTCGTCAAGGGCGCCCTCCCAGGGCAAAAGATCGTGCCCCTCGGGCTTGAGTATCGTCGGCTGCGCGAGCCTGTCGGGGCTCAGGACGTACTCGGGGATCGCGAAGCGTCCCTTCACGCAGATGAGCCCGTGCTCCGTCGGCGAATCATAGTCGGCGCTGACGTCGACAACCTCTCCCCCCTTCACCTTGAGGTCAAGGGTGCACCCGACGGGACAGTAGGGACAGGTGGATTCCACGATCTCGTCGGGTTTGCCCGCCCACTTGCTGGTCTTGGCCGACAGCGCGCCCGTGGGGCACACGGCGACGCAGGCCCCGCAGAACTCGCAGCCCGCCTCGAGATGGGTGCGTCCGAAGGCCGGCCCTATGGTGGTCAGCTTTCCGCGCTGCTTGAAGCTCAGGGTCCCGTTCAGGCGTATGTCGTTGCAGACCCTGACACAGCGTCCACACAGGAGGCACAGGTTGTAATCCCTGTCATAGAAAGGGTCTTCCTTTTCGACGGGGAAGTTCCTGTAATAGACCGGGTAGGACGTCTCGGTGAGCCCCACTTTCTTTGTTATCTCCTGGAGCTCGCACATATCGTCGTTGGGACAATAGCGGCAGCCGGTGGTGACACCGACCTTGCGGATCGTCCCCTGGAAGTTCTTACAGTCCGTCTGTTCCTCGCAGAACAGGCAACTTGCCGGATGCTCGCTCAAGAGGAGCTTCAGGACCTCCTGCCGGAGCGTCCTCACCTCCGCCGTGTCGGTGCGGATCACCATGCCGTCCTCCACCGGTGTGGTGCAGGACGTCGGAAAACCCCGTATCCCGTCAACCTCCACAACGCACAGGCGGCATGCGCCGTAGGACGGCAGATGTTCCAGGGCACACAGGGAAGGGATATCGATGTCGTTCTCCCGAGCAGCCTGGAGGATGGTCATGTTTGCCTTTGCTTCGACTTTCCTGTTGTCGATTGTGATGGTTACCTTTTTCTCCCTGGTCATGATTTACTCTCCGCTGTCCTGATCACGATGGCGTCGCCCGCGATAGCTTCGTAACGGCAGACCTCATAGCAAGAACGGCACTTTATGCACTTGGACGGATCGAGGTTGTGCGGTTCCGACCTCGGACCCGTTATTGCCCCCGTTGGGCAAACCCGGACACATGATTGACATCCGGTGCATTTTTCCTTGATGACGCGGTATTCGATGAGGGGCTTGCACACGGTGGCCCGGCACCTGTGGTCCTTTATGTGCTCCAGGTACTCGTTGCGGAAGTACCTGAGGGTCGTGAGGACCGGGTTGGGCGCCGTCTGGCCGAGGCCGCAGAGGGCCCCTTTCTTGATCGTGTCGCCAAGCGTCCTCAACGCGAGGAGGTCGTCGGGTGTCCCTTCGCCGTTGGTTATCTTTTGAAGGATCTCCAGGATATGCTTCGTACCCACCCTGCAGGGCACGCACTTCCCGCAGGACTCCTTCTGGGTGAAATCGAGGAAGTATTTCGCGAGGTCGACGATGCAGGTGTCCTCATCCATGACGATGAGCCCTCCGGAACCCATGATGGAACCGGCGCTGGCCAGCGATTCATAGTCGACGGTGAGATCGAGGAACTCCTCCGACAGGCACCCCCCCGAGGGCCCTCCCGTCTGGATGGCCTTGAAGGGCTTCTGCACGCCGCCTCCGATATCGAAGATGATCTCCCTCAGGGTGGTTCCGAGCTGGACCTCTATGAGGCCGGGCCGGCGGATCTTGCCGACGAGTGAGAAGGTCTTCGTCCCCCTGTTGCCCTCCTTCCCGAACCGGGTATACCATTCGGGCCCGTTCCTCAGGATGTTCGGCAACGTGCCAAGGGTCTCCACGTTGTTGATGATGGTGGGCGCTCCGAAGAGACCCGCTATTGCCGGGAAGGGCGGGCGCGAGCGTGGCATGCCCCGTTTTCCCTCGATGGACCCGATAAGCGCCGTCTCCTCACCGCAGACGAAGGCCCCTGCCCCTTCCTTTATCTTTATCTCGAAACTGAAATCCGAGCCGAGAATGTTCTTCCCCAGAAGCCCGTACTCCCGCATCTGGCCGATGGCTCTCTTCAGCCTCTCGATGGCCAGAGGATACTCGGCGCGGATATAGACGATGCCCTTGCTCGCGCCGATGGCGTAGCCTGCGATGAGCATGCCCTCCAGCACCGCGTGCGGGTCGGACTCGATGAGAGACCGGTTCATGAAAGCCCCGGGGTCGCCTTCATCGGCGTTGCAGATGAGGTATTTCTGCTCGCCCGGAGACTCCCTGCAGACCGTCCATTTCCTGAACGTCGGGAAACCGGCGCCGCCGCGCCCTCTCAAGCCGGCCTGCCTGACCGTCGCGATGACGTCCTCGGGCGTCGACTTGAGCGCCTTCATGAAGCCCTGGTAACCGTCAACCGCCAGATACTGGTCGATCTCCTCGGGGTCGATGAGACCGCAGTTGCGCAGGACTATGCGGACCTGGGGCTTCAGCATGGGCAGGCCCCAGAAACGGGGGATGCCGTCGAGATCATCGGTCCCGAAGTGTCCGAGAGCAAGTTTCTTGTGGGGCTCTCCATTCACGAAGTGGGACTTCAGGATCATCTGGAGGGTCTTCGCGTTCACGTTGTTGTAGCTCACACGGGGCTGGCCGGGCATCTTGATGTCCACGAGGGGCTCAAGGTAACAGGGCCCGATGCAGCCCACCTCGATGACGCGCGCGGACTTCTTGTTCTCGTCAAGGAAGGCCTTCACCGCCTCCTTGAGTTCCAGGGCCCCCGCGGCCCTGCCGCAGGACGCGGCGCCGACGTAAACGATGGGCTCCCTGTTGTCCTTCAGCTTGTCCCATTTACCCTTTGCCGTATCGATCTTCTTGGCGAGTTTATTCATAGTTTTTCAATAACTCCGTCAGTTTGTTGACCGTCATCCTGCTGTAAATATCACGATCGATCTGCACCACCGGTGAAAGCGCGCAGCAGCCGAGGCAGGCCACACGGTCAACATCGAACCGCTTGTCCTCCGTCGTCTCTCCGCAGGAAATGCCCAGCCCGTGCTCCAGGCTGTCGAGCAGCGTCCCGCCGCCGCGGACATGACAGGCCGTCCCGAGACAGACCTTTATCCCGTGGCGTCCTGGTTCGGTGAACCGGAATTGCGCGTAGAATGATGAGACACCGTAGATCTGATTTTCCGAGATGCGGAGATACCGGGAAATGGCCTTGACCGCCGGCTCTCCGATATACCCGAAGGCCGCCTGGACATCCTGCAGGATTGGGATCAACTCATCGGGACTGCGGCCATGCTTCCCGAGGATCCTTCGAATTTGTTCGGGCATGGATCTCTCCTATGCCACAAGCTTGTGGCGTTAACTGAGATCAGTCGCGCCGCGGGTCGTTCGAACAGGTAAGGTGAGATCTAGACAGAGATCACGTGACGGTTGAATCAGCAGCTGATTGCTCCCCGAATTTGCCCCCATGTACTCTCATTATTAAAGAACGTTCAAATTCGTGTCAAGGAAAATTCCATAAAAAAAATGGACCATAAGCAATTACCGCAAGTTAGCCACGGGCCACCAAACGGCCTCTCAGGGCTATGCGCCCCGCGGTCCCGGATAGAAGCCCAAGCATATTTTCTGGATACGGTATACCGTTCTCCCGGTCGGGCGAGGCCGACATCCGCCGGCTCCGGGTCGATCT
Above is a genomic segment from Syntrophorhabdus sp. containing:
- the gltA gene encoding NADPH-dependent glutamate synthase translates to MNEEKTQEKTSKIDLNRRDMPRQAPEMRRNNFDEVALGYTEELALAEASRCLQCKKPRCVTGCPVEIDIPGFIGCITRGDFKGGIKKLKEKNCLPAVSGRVCPQESQCESKCILGNKKAEIAIGRLERFLADWEAAQGKVDLPPRAKPTGKKVAIVGSGPAGLTVAGDLILLGHEVTIFEALHKAGGVLVYGIPEFRLPKAIVQREVDYLKALGVKVFTDFVVGKTRSIDELLEEFDAVFVGTGAGLPWFMNIPGENLNGVYSANEYLTRMNLMKGYLYPKSSTPVKKHVKVAVVGGGNVAMDSARTALRMGAAESHIVYRRSHAELPARAEEAENAEEEGVIFDLLTLPLAYIGDENGWVKEIECIQMELGEPDASGRRTPVEKKGSNFRMQTDAVVCAIGNSPNPLVPATTPGLDTTKRGTLVADPETGKTTRDRVWAGGDIVTGAATVILAMGAGRKAARAIHEYLTTG
- a CDS encoding sulfide/dihydroorotate dehydrogenase-like FAD/NAD-binding protein — encoded protein: MKKVIERSMIVPNMHLLVVEAPEIASKVRPGQFVIVRGGDEGERIPLSVADYDTEKGTVSIVFMEVGASTAALARLNAGDAVATCVGPLGNATTIDTFGDVLLVGGCYGIGSLYPVAKELKAKGNKVSVVLEARSSYLLYWLNKYVPLAEKVYTITRDGSLGQKGHISRLPDVIHGMPRKPDRIIVNGCTYLMAHTSEVTKDLDIPVVVNLNPIMIDGTGMCGVCRVTVAGQMKFACVDGPEFDGHDIDWKEFLARRKAYVTEEAIFFRRSDAPAHNEGKCAWHE
- a CDS encoding molybdopterin-dependent oxidoreductase → MTREKKVTITIDNRKVEAKANMTILQAARENDIDIPSLCALEHLPSYGACRLCVVEVDGIRGFPTSCTTPVEDGMVIRTDTAEVRTLRQEVLKLLLSEHPASCLFCEEQTDCKNFQGTIRKVGVTTGCRYCPNDDMCELQEITKKVGLTETSYPVYYRNFPVEKEDPFYDRDYNLCLLCGRCVRVCNDIRLNGTLSFKQRGKLTTIGPAFGRTHLEAGCEFCGACVAVCPTGALSAKTSKWAGKPDEIVESTCPYCPVGCTLDLKVKGGEVVDVSADYDSPTEHGLICVKGRFAIPEYVLSPDRLAQPTILKPEGHDLLPWEGALDEAAAKLKAAGPKGSFIVVSPQLSNEDLFVAQRFAREVLGTEAILSPVMFDLGSDLRPFLDLAVLSESVDTIDTAAGILTIGLDTTYGFTPVGIAAKRAAKRGAVLVTVSADECNLDMLSEEAVQSDPARWPDFMEGVMKSMSGNGTRKKAASSFFKKGDRNVLVIGPDAIFSAKRGEIFESALTMRDSLGWKVIVCHPYTNLMGMLAMGAFPGLKPGGMRSDGALKLKDPAAVVDLKQKWKVGYFIGEVPSPQMPRCDYIIYENALPAPSGIDPDLVLPAALFTEAPGTTISCEGKILVFNKASAPFADSKPDWWIMSSIAERMKKGALKYASLAAIQSEIRKSIPGFSGKDRRVPRKKVAMEGKTAAARNPHGAGRVMTPFETFRGVALHDHVAGMKAIEERRRK
- a CDS encoding 4Fe-4S binding protein, with the protein product MNKLAKKIDTAKGKWDKLKDNREPIVYVGAASCGRAAGALELKEAVKAFLDENKKSARVIEVGCIGPCYLEPLVDIKMPGQPRVSYNNVNAKTLQMILKSHFVNGEPHKKLALGHFGTDDLDGIPRFWGLPMLKPQVRIVLRNCGLIDPEEIDQYLAVDGYQGFMKALKSTPEDVIATVRQAGLRGRGGAGFPTFRKWTVCRESPGEQKYLICNADEGDPGAFMNRSLIESDPHAVLEGMLIAGYAIGASKGIVYIRAEYPLAIERLKRAIGQMREYGLLGKNILGSDFSFEIKIKEGAGAFVCGEETALIGSIEGKRGMPRSRPPFPAIAGLFGAPTIINNVETLGTLPNILRNGPEWYTRFGKEGNRGTKTFSLVGKIRRPGLIEVQLGTTLREIIFDIGGGVQKPFKAIQTGGPSGGCLSEEFLDLTVDYESLASAGSIMGSGGLIVMDEDTCIVDLAKYFLDFTQKESCGKCVPCRVGTKHILEILQKITNGEGTPDDLLALRTLGDTIKKGALCGLGQTAPNPVLTTLRYFRNEYLEHIKDHRCRATVCKPLIEYRVIKEKCTGCQSCVRVCPTGAITGPRSEPHNLDPSKCIKCRSCYEVCRYEAIAGDAIVIRTAESKS
- a CDS encoding NAD(P)H-dependent oxidoreductase subunit E, which encodes MPEQIRRILGKHGRSPDELIPILQDVQAAFGYIGEPAVKAISRYLRISENQIYGVSSFYAQFRFTEPGRHGIKVCLGTACHVRGGGTLLDSLEHGLGISCGETTEDKRFDVDRVACLGCCALSPVVQIDRDIYSRMTVNKLTELLKNYE